In Canis lupus familiaris isolate Mischka breed German Shepherd chromosome 23, alternate assembly UU_Cfam_GSD_1.0, whole genome shotgun sequence, the following are encoded in one genomic region:
- the TRIM42 gene encoding tripartite motif-containing protein 42 isoform X1, with translation METAMCVCSPCCTWQRCCPRLCSCLCCKFLFTSERNCTCFPCPYKDERNCQCCHCTCSENPNCHWCCCSWANDPNCKCCCTTSSNLQCYYYESRCCRNATITFRKGRLRSIRTSSKTALRIGASDTQVDEVKPTPANSNLVDHLSCPMCSRLRLHSFMLPCNHSLCEKCLRQLQKHAEVTENFFILICPVCSRSHCMPYSHKMQLPENYLRGRLTKRYMQQHGYLKWRFDRSSGPIVCQVCRNRRIAYKRCITCRLNLCNDCLKTFHSDVAMQDHVFVDTSTEDQDEKICIHHPSSRITEYCRHDNQLLCTFCKTAFHNGHDTISLIDACSERAAALFSAIAKFKAVRYEIDNDLMEFNILKNSFKADKEVKRKEIRNGFLKLRSILQEKEKSIMEQIENLEVSRQKEIEKYVYVTTMKVNEMDGLIAYSKEALKETGQVAFLQSAKILVDQIEDGIQSTYRPDPQLRLHSLHCMPLDFAELSSAIHELFPTGPKKVCSSGDSLPSHYPMHSEMMMARKVTFSTHSFDNQQIYQRSSSLLSFNATGGEKAKMGLEAYGRAQSASPAKPTDGLYTYWSAGAENQSVQNSNSFHNWYSFNDGSVKTPGPIVIYQTLVYPRAAKVYWTCPTEDVDSFEMEFYELITTPPNNVRTELCGQIRDIMQQNLELHNLTPNTEYLFKVRAINDNGPGQWSDICKVVTPDGRGKNRAKWGLLKNIQTALQKRF, from the exons ATGGAGACTGCTATGTGTGTTTGCTCTCCATGTTGTACATGGCAGAGATGTTGTCCTCGATTATGCTCCTGTCTGTGCTGCAAGTTCCTCTTCACCTCAGAGCGGAACTGTACCTGCTTCCCCTGCCCGTATAAGGATGAGCGCAACTGCCAGTGCTGCCACTGCACCTGCTCCGAGAACCCCAACTGCCACTGGTGCTGCTGCTCCTGGGCCAATGACCCCAACTGCAAATGCTGCTGCACGACCAGCAGCAACCTCCAGTGCTACTACTATGAGAGCCGCTGCTGCCGCAATGCCACCATCACGTTCCGCAAGGGCCGCCTCAGGAGCATCCGCACCTC ctCCAAGACCGCGCTGCGCATCGGGGCCAGCGACACCCAAGTGGATGAAGTGAAGCCCACACCTGCGAACAGCAACCTGGTGGACCATCTCTCCTGCCCCATGTGCAGCCGGCTGCGCCTGCACTCCTTCATGCTGCCCTGCAACCACAGCCTGTGCGAGAAGTGCCTGCGGCAGCTGCAAAAACACGCCGAGGTCACAGAGAACTTCTTCATCCTCATCTGCCCCGTGTGCAGCCGCTCGCACTGCATGCCCTACAGCCACAAGATGCAGCTGCCCGAGAACTACCTGCGCGGGCGGCTCACCAAGCGCTACATGCAGCAGCACGGCTACCTCAAGTGGCGCTTCGACCGCTCCTCCGGGCCCATCGTCTGCCAGGTCTGCCGCAACCGGCGCATTGCCTACAAGCGCTGCATCACCTGCCGTCTCAACCTGTGCAACGACTGCCTCAAGACCTTCCACTCGGACGTGGCCATGCAGGACCACGTTTTCGTGGACACCAGCACCGAGGACCAGGATGAGAAGATCTGCATCCACCACCCGTCCAGCCGCATCACTGAGTACTGCCGCCACGACAACCAGCTGCTCTGCACCTTCTGCAAGACGGCTTTCCACAACGGCCACGACACCATCAGCCTCATCGATGCCTGCTCCGAAAGGGCCGCCGCACTCTTCAGCGCCATCGCCAAGTTCAAAGCAG TCCGCTATGAGATTGATAATGACCTAATGGagttcaacattttaaaaaacagctttaaagCTGACAAGGAGGTGAAGCGAAAAGAGATCCGAAATGGATTTCTCAAGCTGCGCAGCATTctacaggagaaggagaagtcCATCATGGAGCAGATAGAGAATCTGGAGGTGTCTAGGCAGAAGGAGATTGAAAAATATGTGTACGTCACAACCATGAAAGTGAATGAAATGGATGGCCTGATCGCCTATTCCAAGGAAGCACTGAAGGAGACAGGCCAGGTGGCGTTCCTGCAGTCTGCCAAGATTCTCGTGGACCAGATCGAAGATGGCATCCAGAGCACCTATAGGCCTGACCCGCAACTCCGGCTACACTCCTTGCACTGTATGCCCCTGGACTTTGCTGAGCTCAGCAGTGCCATCCATGAGCTCTTCCCCACAGGACCCAAGAAGGTATGCTCCTCAGGGGACTCCTTGCCCTCCCACTATCCCATGCACTCAGAAATGATGATGGCCAGGAAGGTTACTTTCAGCACTCACAGCTTCGACAACCAACAGATATACCAGCGAAGCTCCTCCTTGTTGTCCTTCAATGCCACGGGTGGTGAGAAGGCCAAGATGGGTCTGGAAGCCTATGGGCGAGCCCAATCTGCCTCACCTGCCAAACCCACAGATGGCCTCTATACATACTGGAGCGCAGGGGCAGAAAACCAGTCTGTGCAGAACAGCAACAGCTTCCACAACTGGTACTCATTCAATGATGGTTCTGTGAAGACCCCAGGCCCAATTGTTATCTACCAGACTCTGGTGTATCCTAGAGCCGCCAAG GTTTATTGGACATGCCCAACAGAAGATGTGGACTCTTTTGAGATGGAATTTTATGAACTCATTACTACCCCTCCTAACAATGTGCGGACAGAGCTTTGTGGGCAAATTCGGGATATAATGCAGCAGAATCTGGAACTGCACAATCTGACCCCCAATACTGAGTATCTGTTTAAAGTTAGAGCCATCAACGACAATGGTCCTGGGCAATGGAGTGACATCTGCAAG GTGGTAACCCCAGATGGGCGTGGGAAGAACCGAGCTAAGTGGGGCCTGCTGAAGAACATCCAGACTGCCCTCCAGAAGCGCTTCTga